A portion of the Penaeus monodon isolate SGIC_2016 chromosome 28, NSTDA_Pmon_1, whole genome shotgun sequence genome contains these proteins:
- the LOC119591327 gene encoding uncharacterized protein LOC119591327, whose protein sequence is MQLLRIHYQKLFVCLSFVMLVFVVVRVWDSDSDPIAQRQNGSGSLRISEKRQGSIHENSINIDSPVLSLHPERSGNKGGSVNVFADLFQELAKEETCPLCFGQDLCEDISAGFLTLSSDTPHVHDTDVSYEAHLGDLHKLSVKVGICSLEALET, encoded by the exons ATGCAGCTGTTACGCATTCATTATCAGAAGTTATTTGTGTGCCTGTCGTTTGTGAtgctggtgtttgtggtggtCAGAGTTTGGGACAGCGACAGTGACCCCATTGCACAACGGCAGAATGGATCAGGATCTCTCAGGATCTCCGAGAAGAGGCAGGGCAGCATCCATGAAAACAGCATCAACATAGACTCTCCTGTTTTGTCTCTGCACCCTGAACGCTCAGGGAACAAGGGTGGCAGTGTGAATGTGTTTGCAGATCTGTTTCAAGAATTGGCCAAG GAAGAGACCTGTCCTTTGTGCTTTGGCCAGGACCTCTGTGAAGATATATCAGCTGGATTTTTAACATTGTCATCAGATACTCCACATGTCCACGATACTGATGTGTCCTATGAGGCACATCTCGGAGACTTGCATAAGCTGTCTGTTAAGGTAGGAATTTGTAGTTTAGAAGCTTTGGAAACATAA